From one Triticum aestivum cultivar Chinese Spring chromosome 4B, IWGSC CS RefSeq v2.1, whole genome shotgun sequence genomic stretch:
- the LOC123094168 gene encoding senescence-induced receptor-like serine/threonine-protein kinase → MEPPTPRTMPSWLLLLCLVASGLLQALAQSNPPGFISIDCGLPGETGYVDSATTLPYTTDAGFIGAYVGSNHNIAAIYMTSPLPNNWWYTLRSFPVGKRNCYTLGSLVPGLKYLIRARFFYGNYDGFNYQPFFDLYVGVDFWMTVNIRASNTAVLAEAIVMVPRDSVQVCLVNTGGGVPFISAPFGKNMYRLVKILHTYYHKTQLINCFNRYPDDPFDRMWFPFSGNETTHWDEISTDMEVHITDDQFQPPQAVMQTANTPKNVLDNIEFTLNLHSSPTDPSLGYMELIYFSELEPLPSGALRPYNIYRNGGEIKTNYTPKYLDAGCIHSTEPFKFQASQYILSINPTANATLPPIINALELFSVMSTSTLGTDSQHVSAITAIKEMYQVQKNWMGDPCVPNTMVWDGLTCIYGTSGPPIISNVNVSFSGLDHTISPDFANLTDVRYLDLSNNNLIGSIPDTLSQLPSLIFLDLSNNKLSGSIPYGLLKKVQDGSLYLRYGNNPDLCSNGSTCQPAKGDSKLAIHIAVPVVVIVALVLVAILCFLLQRKRNQRSIRNHVKLTNDSDWNISLASENRQFTYMELEVITKNFQRSLGQGGFGFVFHGSLEKGTEVAVKLRSHSSNQGIKEFLAEAQVLTLIHHKNLVSMIGYCNDGGHMAVVYEYMPQGSLKELIAGKDDNKQCLPWGQRLRVALESAQGLEYLHKGCSPPIIHRDVKTANILLNARLEAKIADFGLSKVFNCEDDTHVSTNTFVGTYGYADPEYQRTVQPSTKSDVYSFGVVLLELVTGKPAIIRNPEAIISLVNWTRQRLAWGDIEGVVDPRMQGDHDINAIWKTTEIAFKCTEQSPLQRPSMTDVVMQLQECLDLEQGFKQGNNGFYTGSGNGEVDPNMDYNTTTNQSIDVSQNNATLR, encoded by the exons ATGGAGCCACCAACGCCCAGAACCATGCCATCATGGTTGCTGCTTCTCTGCCTAGTCGCCTCTGGCCTGTTGCAAGCTCTTGCGCAGTCTAACCCACCAG GTTTCATAAGCATAGACTGTGGTCTCCCCGGAGAGACAGGCTACGTGGATAGCGCCACCACGCTACCCTACACCACGGACGCTGGCTTCATCGGCGCCTACGTCGGCTCGAACCACAACATCGCCGCCATATACATGACCTCGCCACTACCCAACAACTGGTGGTACACCCTGCGCAGCTTCCCCGTCGGGAAACGCAACTGTTACACTCTTGGCTCGCTCGTGCCCGGGCTCAAGTACCTCATCCGCGCCAGGTTCTTCTACGGCAACTACGACGGCTTCAACTACCAACCTTTCTTCGATCTCTATGTCGGTGTTGACTTCTGGATGACGGTGAACATCCGAGCCTCCAACACGGCGGTGCTAGCGGAGGCCATCGTGATGGTGCCGCGCGATTCGGTGCAGGTTTGCCTGGTGAACACGGGCGGTGGGGTGCCGTTCATCTCTGCGCCGTTTGGTAAAAATATGTACCGTTTGGTAAAAATACTTCA TACCTACTACCACAAAACGCAACTGATCAATTGTTTCAACAGGTACCCTGATGATCCATTCGATCGGATGTGGTTCCCTTTTTCTGGCAACGAAACAACTCACTGGGATGAGATATCAACGGACATGGAGGTCCACATCACTGACGACCAATTCCAGCCGCCCCAGGCCGTGATGCAGACGGCCAACACGCCGAAGAACGTCTTAGACAACATAGAGTTCACCTTAAACCTCCATAGTTCCCCTACTGACCCGTCCCTGGGTTACATGGAACTGATATACTTCTCTGAACTGGAACCTCTCCCTAGTGGCGCACTACGGCCATACAACATCTACCGGAATGGTGGAGAGATCAAAACAAACTACACTCCAAAGTACCTTGACGCTGGTTGCATCCACTCGACTGAGCCATTTAAATTTCAAGCTAGCCAGTACATATTATCCATCAACCCCACTGCTAATGCGACGCTGCCGCCCATCATAAACGCATTAGAGCTATTCTCCGTCATGTCAACCAGCACCCTTGGCACCGACTCACAACACG TGTCTGCCATCACGGCGATCAAGGAGATGTACCAGGTGCAGAAGAATTGGATGGGTGACCCGTGTGTTCCCAATACTATGGTCTGGGATGGCTTGACATGTATCTATGGCACTTCTGGACCCCCAATTATCTCAAACGT AAACGTCTCCTTCAGTGGTCTGGATCATACTATATCACCTGATTTTGCAAATCTCACGGATGTCCGATACTT GGATTTGTCAAACAACAACTTGATTGGCTCAATTCCGGACACCCTTTCACAATTACCATCATTAATATTTTT AGATCTCTCAAACAACAAGCTCAGTGGATCAATTCCCTATGGACTTCTCAAAAAAGTTCAAGATGGCTCCTTGTATCTAAG ATATGGCAACAATCCTGACCTCTGTTCTAATGGAAGTACATGCCAGCCTGCTAAAGGAGATAGCAAATTAGCTATCCACATAGCTGTTCCTGTAGTTGTAATTGTAGCATTAGTGCTAGTGGCAATACTATGCTTTTTGTTGCAGAGAAAAAGGAATCAAA GATCAATCAGAAACCATGTAAAGCTGACAAATGATAGCGATTGGAATATTTCACTTGCAAGTGAGAACCGTCAGTTCACGTACATGGAACTAGAGGTGATAACGAAAAATTTCCAACGATCGCTTGGGCAAGGAGGGTTCGGGTTTGTCTTCCACGGCTCCCTCGAAAAGGGTACTGAGGTGGCAGTAAAGTTGAGGTCTCATTCTTCAAATCAAGGCATCAAGGAGTTCCTTGCAGAG GCTCAAGTTTTAACACTTATTCATCACAAGAATCTTGTGTCCATGATTGGTTACTGCAACGACGGGGGGCACATGGCAGTTGTCTATGAGTACATGCCTCAAGGATCCCTAAAAGAGCTTATTGCAGGTA AAGATGACAACAAACAATGCTTGCCCTGGGGACAAAGACTTCGAGTTGCACTTGAATCGGCGCAAG GACTGGAGTACCTACACAAGGGGTGTAGCCCACCTATAATTCACAGGGATGTGAAAACCGCTAACATCTTGTTAAACGCAAGGCTGGAGGCCAAGATTGCCGATTTTGGCTTGTCCAAGGTTTTCAACTGTGAGGATGACACCCATGTATCCACCAACACATTTGTAGGCACATACGGATATGCAGATCCAGA GTATCAGAGGACAGTGCAGCCGTCAACGAAGAGTGACGTGTACAGCTTTGGTGTTGTGCTGCTAGAGCTAGTCACTGGGAAGCCAGCCATCATACGCAACCCCGAGGCCATAATCTCCCTCGTCAATTGGACACGACAACGGCTCGCATGGGGCGACATTGAGGGCGTTGTGGATCCGCGTATGCAAGGTGATCATGACATCAATGCTATTTGGAAGACTACAGAGATTGCATTCAAGTGCACTGAGCAATCGCCCCTGCAACGGCCATCCATGACCGATGTCGTGATGCAGCTACAAGAGTGCCTCGACCTCGAGCAAGGCTTCAAACAGGGCAACAATGGATTCTACACTGGCAGTGGCAACGGTGAAGTGGACCCAAACATGGATTACAACACTACAACGAATCAGTCCATTGATGTGAGCCAGAATAACGCTACTTTGAGATAA